The proteins below come from a single Parageobacillus thermoglucosidasius genomic window:
- a CDS encoding YkoP family protein translates to MKEKARQCALAVWGAFDPIYYACSRLEYVGDTWGRCRPVFRVRVTKYKGREVVLSDGTKIQKNDLLVKIHLHNVRLIRELLHLDSEIKKGRYIFEQVKAGLPYIANYIRNHEQFSEIKGIIGITMLNKGCERLGFETFSIVNPFYKWFKTAVMMPMIAISQLCFSPVRRPPKYLFMSKEKLLTLYDYQPIH, encoded by the coding sequence ATGAAAGAAAAAGCAAGACAGTGCGCTTTGGCGGTTTGGGGAGCATTTGACCCGATTTATTATGCCTGTTCGCGGCTTGAGTACGTTGGGGATACATGGGGCCGTTGCCGCCCGGTTTTCCGCGTTCGTGTGACGAAATATAAAGGAAGGGAAGTCGTGCTCTCGGACGGCACAAAAATTCAAAAAAACGATCTGCTGGTCAAGATTCATTTGCATAATGTTCGCTTAATTCGCGAGCTTCTTCATTTAGATAGCGAAATTAAAAAAGGGCGTTATATTTTTGAACAAGTGAAAGCGGGACTTCCCTATATTGCCAATTATATACGTAATCATGAGCAGTTTTCTGAAATAAAAGGAATTATAGGAATTACGATGTTAAATAAAGGATGCGAGCGGTTAGGCTTTGAAACGTTTTCGATTGTTAATCCGTTCTACAAATGGTTCAAAACAGCCGTGATGATGCCTATGATTGCGATTTCACAGCTTTGTTTTTCCCCAGTCCGGCGGCCTCCTAAATATTTATTTATGTCAAAAGAGAAGTTGTTAACATTGTACGATTACCAGCCCATCCATTAA
- a CDS encoding metallophosphoesterase, which translates to MIFVFAIIVIIFMLFIYKAHRNTHEAVFHKVEVRCSGNDEDAIRILHLSDLHLENLSISPDYLYRKLKHEQIDLIALTGDLLDREKSIPKLAPYLTVLQKLNPAYGIYVVFGNHDYVLKEEQFHALKTMLAEHGCTVLQNEAKTMSVKGKTVNIIGIDDFCTGRSDLEKAYAHIKNGFNLVLTHDPNIVLHMCHYHFDYLLSGHFHGGQIHWPKPYHLVKMGRLVRMNMIKGYHELDGKPFYISEGLGQTGVNIRVGTKPEITLHTLSLTPLHQHEAEKAV; encoded by the coding sequence ATGATATTTGTTTTTGCCATCATTGTGATCATTTTTATGCTATTTATCTATAAAGCGCACCGCAATACGCACGAAGCGGTTTTTCATAAAGTAGAAGTGCGCTGTAGCGGAAACGACGAAGATGCCATCCGTATTTTGCATTTGTCGGACCTTCATTTGGAAAACTTATCGATTTCCCCTGACTATTTATATAGGAAATTAAAACATGAACAAATTGATTTGATCGCATTAACCGGGGATTTGCTTGATCGGGAAAAAAGCATTCCAAAGCTGGCCCCGTACTTGACGGTATTGCAAAAGCTAAATCCGGCATATGGCATTTATGTCGTGTTCGGCAACCATGATTATGTGCTGAAAGAAGAGCAATTCCATGCTTTAAAGACAATGTTGGCGGAACACGGGTGCACCGTTTTGCAAAATGAAGCGAAAACGATGTCGGTGAAAGGAAAAACCGTCAATATCATCGGCATCGATGACTTTTGCACAGGACGCAGCGACTTGGAAAAAGCATATGCACATATAAAAAATGGTTTCAATCTTGTGCTGACGCACGATCCGAATATCGTTTTGCATATGTGCCATTATCATTTTGATTATTTGCTTTCCGGCCATTTTCACGGCGGGCAAATTCATTGGCCGAAGCCGTATCATCTCGTGAAAATGGGAAGATTAGTGCGGATGAACATGATTAAAGGCTACCATGAACTTGACGGCAAGCCGTTTTATATTAGTGAAGGACTCGGGCAAACGGGAGTAAATATCCGTGTTGGGACAAAGCCAGAAATTACGCTTCACACATTGTCATTAACGCCATTGCATCAACACGAAGCGGAGAAGGCTGTCTAA
- a CDS encoding MaoC family dehydratase: MNLKPGDVFTWQRTFTEEETSQFAHLSGDMGRHHMVHDEQGRLMVHGLFTASIGTKIGGDLNYIAREMNFEFIRPVFTGDTITCELTITEVTPMDRYKKIAMKTVYRNQHGKEVLIGTSKGIIKDEARSS; this comes from the coding sequence ATGAATTTAAAACCTGGGGATGTATTTACTTGGCAGCGCACGTTCACAGAAGAAGAAACATCGCAATTCGCCCACCTTTCTGGTGATATGGGAAGGCATCATATGGTGCATGACGAGCAAGGACGGCTGATGGTGCACGGGTTATTTACCGCTAGCATCGGCACAAAAATCGGGGGTGATTTAAACTATATCGCCAGAGAAATGAACTTCGAATTCATCCGCCCTGTATTTACTGGAGATACCATCACATGCGAATTAACGATTACCGAAGTAACTCCAATGGATAGATACAAAAAGATTGCTATGAAAACGGTTTACCGGAACCAACATGGAAAAGAAGTATTAATTGGAACAAGCAAAGGAATTATCAAAGACGAAGCACGCTCTTCATAA
- a CDS encoding endonuclease I family protein translates to MYIKGNKKKQGEVTVEIQRRMEELQQWQGDDRQEQLAILQEHQQNIRAHLDVYYNEQEDVRAMKRYYRHMPLDGDGLMLFRRYHELVSRTHKRRLPYFFSKDEYLYTWVDLHPDGSVRSIYSGERKDPKILIIQDYETMKKRHDEFRKLLKKAREWKKMEIRKVQKIEQQWKFNAEHVVPQSWFGAREPMKGDLHHLFVCQPECNTLRSNFPYADFLFYQPESPEEKIQNRCGVARNGYFEPEYGKGTVARAMMYFLLRYPNAIAKAFRRKIDIPLLVRWHQQFPATIYEKHRNRAIFLIQGNRNPFIDIPVLAERIIFPLPR, encoded by the coding sequence ATGTACATAAAAGGAAACAAAAAGAAGCAAGGTGAAGTAACGGTGGAGATACAGAGACGGATGGAAGAACTCCAGCAATGGCAGGGGGACGACCGGCAAGAGCAATTAGCCATTTTGCAAGAGCATCAGCAAAACATCAGAGCCCATTTGGACGTGTATTACAATGAACAAGAAGACGTGCGGGCGATGAAGCGATATTATCGGCATATGCCTCTTGATGGCGACGGGCTTATGCTATTTCGGCGATATCATGAACTTGTTTCGCGGACGCACAAACGGCGGCTGCCCTACTTTTTCAGCAAAGATGAATATTTGTATACATGGGTCGATTTGCATCCGGATGGGTCGGTAAGAAGCATCTATTCGGGAGAGCGGAAAGATCCGAAGATATTAATTATTCAAGATTACGAGACGATGAAAAAACGCCACGATGAATTTCGAAAATTATTAAAAAAAGCAAGAGAATGGAAAAAGATGGAGATAAGAAAAGTACAAAAAATCGAGCAGCAATGGAAGTTTAACGCCGAGCATGTCGTTCCGCAATCATGGTTCGGAGCGAGAGAGCCGATGAAAGGAGATTTGCACCATCTCTTTGTTTGCCAGCCTGAATGCAATACGTTGCGTTCGAATTTTCCGTACGCAGATTTTCTGTTTTATCAGCCGGAGTCACCGGAAGAAAAGATCCAAAACCGCTGTGGTGTTGCGCGAAATGGCTATTTCGAGCCAGAGTACGGAAAAGGAACGGTGGCAAGAGCGATGATGTATTTTTTGCTTCGCTATCCAAACGCCATTGCAAAAGCGTTTCGCCGCAAAATTGACATCCCGCTTCTCGTTCGCTGGCATCAGCAATTTCCGGCAACGATTTACGAAAAGCACCGCAATCGCGCTATTTTTCTTATTCAAGGAAACCGCAATCCGTTCATTGATATCCCGGTGCTTGCGGAACGAATCATCTTTCCATTGCCGCGATAA